From one Conyzicola nivalis genomic stretch:
- a CDS encoding sugar phosphate isomerase/epimerase family protein gives MSAHPRLSLNQATIKYADLAEALDATVKAGYESIGLWREPVQAAGLSRSIRLVEDSGLRVSSLCRGGFFTMEESAARRESIDDNRRAIAEAHALGAPALVLVAGGLPEGSRDLVGARERVRDAIAELADDATAARVTLTIEPLHPMYVSDRAVISTLGQALDIAEQFPLGVVGAVVDTFHVWWDPQLLAQIERAAGRIASYQVCDWATPLPADVLLGRHYPGDGVIDFESITAAVEAAGYAGDVEVEIFNQQIWDSPYDEVAARTRDSFAAVVGPHLS, from the coding sequence CGCTCGATGCCACGGTCAAGGCCGGGTACGAGAGCATCGGGTTGTGGCGCGAACCCGTGCAGGCGGCGGGCCTCAGCCGCAGCATCCGTCTCGTCGAAGACAGCGGGCTGCGCGTCTCGAGCCTCTGCCGCGGCGGCTTCTTCACGATGGAGGAGTCAGCGGCCAGGCGCGAGAGCATCGACGACAACCGGCGCGCGATCGCCGAGGCGCACGCGCTCGGCGCCCCGGCCCTGGTGCTCGTCGCCGGCGGGCTGCCCGAGGGGTCGAGAGATCTGGTCGGCGCGCGTGAACGGGTGCGCGATGCGATCGCAGAACTTGCGGATGACGCGACTGCAGCCCGCGTCACGCTGACGATAGAACCGCTGCACCCGATGTACGTGAGCGACCGGGCCGTCATCTCGACGCTCGGTCAGGCTCTCGACATCGCCGAACAATTTCCGCTGGGCGTGGTCGGTGCTGTGGTGGACACCTTCCACGTCTGGTGGGACCCTCAACTGCTGGCGCAGATCGAGCGGGCCGCCGGCCGCATCGCGAGCTACCAGGTCTGCGACTGGGCGACGCCGCTCCCCGCCGACGTACTGCTGGGCCGGCACTACCCGGGCGACGGCGTGATCGACTTCGAGTCGATCACCGCCGCGGTCGAGGCCGCCGGGTACGCAGGCGACGTCGAGGTGGAGATCTTCAACCAGCAGATCTGGGATTCGCCCTACGACGAGGTCGCCGCGCGAACGCGGGACAGTTTCGCCGCGGTTGTGGGCCCGCACCTGTCGTAA
- a CDS encoding aldehyde dehydrogenase, producing the protein MTTEKMMTMMPMEMSMDMKLMQQCIEACAAAEQAATMCADAAMGEGMAKMMSMCANTADMTHTMMRMMMRPTGYDMASMMGMLEATMMMCRACATECMMHADMSDHCAMCAEVCTNAVTAMEELKASMPVAG; encoded by the coding sequence ATGACGACCGAGAAGATGATGACGATGATGCCCATGGAAATGTCCATGGACATGAAGCTCATGCAGCAGTGCATCGAGGCGTGTGCCGCGGCCGAACAGGCCGCCACCATGTGCGCCGATGCTGCGATGGGCGAGGGCATGGCCAAGATGATGAGCATGTGCGCCAACACCGCCGACATGACGCACACCATGATGCGCATGATGATGCGCCCGACCGGCTACGACATGGCCAGCATGATGGGGATGCTCGAGGCCACCATGATGATGTGCCGCGCCTGCGCCACCGAGTGCATGATGCACGCCGACATGAGCGACCACTGCGCCATGTGCGCCGAGGTGTGCACGAACGCGGTCACCGCGATGGAGGAACTCAAGGCCTCGATGCCGGTAGCGGGCTAG